Proteins encoded together in one Streptomyces asoensis window:
- a CDS encoding TetR family transcriptional regulator, protein METLRERKKQRTRDALLRAAVELFTSRGYERTTVDEIADAVGVSQRTFFRYFDGKDEAALALVEMTVARFVEAVRERPSHEAPMQALRQAVLDGWHSINEVVESVVPVELYLRMYRVIESTPVLLAAHLRRSVEVEEVLARVIAGREGLDVDADPRPRLAVAVFSGVMRVTERQWSTGADFSLAGIRELTSSYLDGVGPALLGDWRTA, encoded by the coding sequence ATGGAAACTCTGCGTGAGCGCAAGAAGCAGCGCACCCGGGACGCGCTGCTGCGCGCCGCCGTGGAGCTGTTCACCTCGCGCGGGTACGAGAGGACCACCGTCGACGAGATCGCCGACGCCGTCGGGGTCTCGCAGCGCACGTTCTTCCGCTATTTCGACGGCAAGGACGAGGCCGCGCTCGCCCTGGTGGAGATGACGGTGGCGCGGTTCGTCGAGGCGGTGCGCGAACGCCCGTCGCACGAGGCGCCGATGCAGGCCCTGCGCCAGGCCGTGCTGGACGGCTGGCACTCGATCAACGAGGTCGTGGAGTCCGTCGTCCCCGTGGAGCTGTATCTGCGCATGTACCGGGTGATCGAGTCGACGCCGGTGCTGCTCGCCGCGCACCTGCGGCGCTCGGTGGAGGTGGAGGAGGTCCTCGCGCGGGTGATCGCCGGGCGGGAGGGGCTCGACGTGGACGCCGACCCGCGGCCCCGGCTGGCGGTGGCCGTCTTCAGCGGGGTGATGCGGGTGACGGAACGGCAGTGGTCCACCGGCGCGGACTTCAGTCTCGCGGGGATCCGCGAGCTGACGTCGTCCTACCTGGACGGGGTCGGCCCGGCCCTGCTGGGAGACTGGCGCACGGCGTGA
- a CDS encoding MFS transporter produces the protein MTSQTTVDTTGPGGKAPADPSDGPPAKGLRGHPWFTLITVAVGVMMVALDGTIVAIANPAIASDLGATFAEVQWITNAYFLALAVSLITAGKLGDRFGHRQTFLIGVVGFAAASGAIGLSDSIALVVTFRVFQGLFGALLMPAALGLLRATFPAEKLNMAIGLWGMVIGASTAGGPILGGVLVEHVNWQSVFFINVPVGALALVLGALILRDHRAENAPRSFDILGIVLLSGAMFCLVWALIKAPTWGWADGKTWAFLIGSALLFAAFAFWETKVAEPLIPLALFRSVPLSAGVVLMVLMAIAFMGGLFFVTFYLQNVHGMSPIDAGLHLLPLTGMMIVGSPLAGAAITKLGPRIPLAGGMAATAIAMYGMSTLETDTSSGLMSIWFALLGFGLAPVMVGATEVIVGNAPMELSGVAGGLQQAAMQIGGSLGTAVLGAVMASKVDGDLPANWKGAGLPALTPAQLDQASEAVQVGVAPVAKGTPPEIAAKITDVAHDTFISGMSLASLVAAGVAVVAVFVALLTKRGVNAEAGAGVGHI, from the coding sequence ATGACCAGTCAGACCACCGTCGACACGACGGGGCCGGGCGGCAAGGCACCGGCAGACCCGTCGGACGGGCCGCCCGCCAAGGGCCTGCGCGGCCACCCGTGGTTCACCCTCATCACCGTCGCCGTCGGCGTCATGATGGTGGCCCTCGACGGCACCATCGTGGCCATCGCCAACCCGGCGATCGCCAGCGACCTGGGCGCCACCTTCGCCGAGGTGCAGTGGATCACCAACGCCTACTTCCTCGCCCTCGCGGTCTCCCTGATCACCGCGGGCAAGCTCGGTGACCGCTTCGGCCACCGCCAGACGTTCCTGATAGGCGTCGTCGGCTTCGCCGCCGCCTCCGGCGCGATCGGCCTCTCCGACAGCATCGCGCTGGTCGTCACCTTCCGGGTCTTCCAGGGCCTGTTCGGCGCGCTGCTGATGCCGGCGGCCCTCGGTCTGCTGCGCGCGACCTTCCCGGCCGAGAAGCTCAACATGGCCATCGGCCTGTGGGGCATGGTCATCGGCGCCTCCACCGCCGGCGGCCCGATCCTCGGCGGGGTCCTCGTCGAGCACGTCAACTGGCAGTCGGTGTTCTTCATCAACGTTCCGGTCGGCGCCCTCGCCCTGGTCCTGGGCGCGCTCATCCTGCGCGACCACCGCGCCGAGAACGCCCCGCGCTCCTTCGACATCCTCGGCATCGTGCTGCTCTCGGGCGCGATGTTCTGCCTGGTCTGGGCCCTGATCAAGGCGCCGACCTGGGGCTGGGCCGACGGCAAGACCTGGGCGTTCCTGATCGGCTCGGCCCTGCTGTTCGCCGCCTTCGCCTTCTGGGAGACGAAGGTCGCGGAGCCGCTCATCCCGCTGGCGCTGTTCCGTTCGGTCCCGCTGTCGGCCGGCGTCGTCCTCATGGTCCTCATGGCGATCGCGTTCATGGGCGGCCTGTTCTTCGTGACGTTCTACCTCCAGAACGTGCACGGCATGAGCCCGATCGACGCGGGCCTGCACCTCCTGCCGCTGACCGGCATGATGATCGTCGGCTCGCCGCTCGCGGGCGCCGCGATCACCAAGCTCGGCCCGCGCATCCCGCTGGCCGGGGGTATGGCCGCCACCGCGATCGCCATGTACGGCATGTCCACGCTGGAGACGGACACGAGCAGCGGTCTCATGTCGATCTGGTTCGCCCTGCTCGGCTTCGGCCTCGCCCCGGTCATGGTCGGCGCGACCGAGGTCATCGTCGGCAACGCCCCCATGGAGCTGTCGGGCGTGGCGGGCGGCCTCCAGCAGGCGGCCATGCAGATCGGCGGCAGCCTCGGTACCGCGGTGCTCGGCGCCGTGATGGCCTCCAAGGTCGACGGCGACCTGCCCGCCAACTGGAAGGGCGCGGGCCTGCCCGCACTCACCCCGGCCCAGCTCGACCAGGCCTCCGAAGCGGTCCAGGTCGGTGTGGCCCCGGTCGCCAAGGGCACTCCGCCGGAGATCGCCGCGAAGATCACGGACGTCGCCCACGACACGTTCATCTCCGGCATGAGCCTCGCCTCGCTCGTCGCCGCGGGGGTCGCGGTCGTCGCGGTGTTCGTCGCGCTGCTCACCAAGCGGGGCGTGAACGCGGAAGCGGGCGCGGGCGTCGGTCACATCTGA
- a CDS encoding alpha/beta hydrolase, with protein sequence MTSFDTSPQLNVWRALAALAVVFVMLATTGWTAVRHQRETTALQTSRSAWEHGRLGGHLLPDPGSAPARLARFFATLTTAQRAALAHDYPLAVGNMNGAPVELRYRANRTALLQQTRLERARMHDKRLSASGQQLAERRLQRYTSMSAGDRQILAFDPDGSGRVAEVFGSLDKAERISVVVPGVDTDLLTFQRTNRKYSAPVGMAQALYAAENEASPSTRTAVIAWADYTSPDGLGIDSATAMRAENGAVRLNALLTALPGTAPVSMFCHSYGSVVCGVAAHAMPDRVADIAVAGSPGMRVENAAQLGTDARVWAMRDADDWVQDVPHLEVGGLGHGEDPMARVFGARVLSSREAKGHGGYFEPGTDSLRNLAEIGTGAYHSVECAADHVACTVGLSDTPEAGRA encoded by the coding sequence GTGACTTCCTTCGACACCTCCCCGCAGCTCAACGTCTGGCGCGCCCTGGCCGCCCTGGCCGTGGTGTTCGTGATGCTGGCCACGACCGGCTGGACCGCGGTGCGCCACCAGCGGGAGACCACTGCACTCCAGACCTCCCGCTCGGCATGGGAGCACGGCCGGCTCGGCGGCCACCTGCTGCCGGACCCCGGCTCGGCCCCCGCCCGGCTCGCCCGCTTCTTCGCCACGCTCACCACCGCGCAGCGCGCCGCCCTGGCGCACGACTACCCGCTCGCCGTCGGCAACATGAACGGCGCCCCGGTGGAACTGCGCTACCGCGCCAACCGCACGGCGCTGCTCCAGCAGACCCGGCTCGAGCGCGCCCGTATGCACGACAAGCGGCTCAGCGCCTCGGGACAGCAGCTCGCCGAACGCCGGCTCCAGCGCTACACGTCGATGAGCGCCGGCGACCGCCAGATCCTCGCCTTCGACCCCGACGGCTCCGGCCGGGTCGCCGAGGTGTTCGGCAGTCTGGACAAGGCCGAGCGGATCTCCGTCGTCGTCCCCGGCGTCGACACCGACCTGCTCACCTTCCAGCGCACGAACCGCAAGTACTCGGCGCCCGTCGGCATGGCCCAGGCCCTCTACGCGGCCGAGAACGAGGCGAGCCCCTCGACGCGCACGGCCGTCATCGCCTGGGCGGACTACACCTCGCCCGACGGCCTCGGCATCGACTCGGCCACCGCGATGCGCGCCGAGAACGGCGCCGTGCGGCTGAACGCCCTGCTGACCGCCCTGCCGGGCACCGCGCCCGTCTCGATGTTCTGCCACAGCTACGGCTCCGTGGTGTGCGGGGTCGCCGCGCACGCGATGCCGGACCGGGTGGCGGACATCGCGGTGGCCGGCAGCCCGGGGATGCGGGTGGAGAACGCGGCGCAGCTCGGCACCGACGCCCGGGTGTGGGCGATGCGGGACGCCGACGACTGGGTGCAGGACGTGCCGCACCTGGAGGTCGGCGGCCTGGGGCACGGCGAGGACCCGATGGCCCGGGTGTTCGGCGCGCGGGTGCTGTCCTCGCGGGAGGCGAAGGGGCACGGCGGCTACTTCGAACCGGGCACCGACAGCCTGCGCAACCTCGCCGAGATCGGCACTGGCGCGTACCACTCGGTGGAGTGCGCCGCCGACCATGTCGCCTGCACGGTGGGTTTGTCCGATACGCCCGAGGCCGGACGCGCGTAG
- a CDS encoding DUF4429 domain-containing protein translates to MSRMGDVLAGFHAAWEFESDSVLIRYQRGLRTPKLLSALGERRIPLAAIGRVTLSAGRRGTVVLRAEPRPGADPLMEAAAGQLKEGCDPYRLVLPAERETLAEYYAEELRERLTRSGPADRFLVDAPEAPLSFKAYDGKASFDGRTVRFRWFWTGASSAKWKAGDQSFPVSELSGVEWRSPEVFEGHLRLLRGEAEPVQADQDPGAVVFGLGYGPVHESLPFAAAVLAAVRGRGASAAVPAPAAPAPRRDPADIAERIRHLGELHVAGLVTDEEFSVKKAELLAEL, encoded by the coding sequence ATGAGCCGCATGGGTGACGTACTGGCCGGATTTCATGCCGCCTGGGAGTTCGAGTCCGATTCCGTCCTCATCCGTTACCAGCGGGGGCTGCGCACGCCGAAGCTGCTGTCGGCACTGGGGGAACGCCGGATCCCGCTGGCGGCGATCGGCCGGGTGACGCTGAGCGCCGGGCGACGCGGCACGGTCGTGCTGCGGGCGGAGCCGCGGCCGGGAGCCGACCCGCTGATGGAGGCGGCCGCGGGGCAGCTCAAGGAGGGGTGCGACCCGTACCGGCTGGTGCTGCCCGCCGAGCGGGAGACGCTCGCCGAGTACTACGCCGAGGAACTGCGCGAGCGGCTGACCCGATCGGGCCCCGCCGACCGGTTCCTCGTGGACGCGCCCGAGGCGCCGCTGTCGTTCAAGGCGTACGACGGGAAGGCCTCGTTCGACGGGCGCACGGTGCGCTTCCGCTGGTTCTGGACGGGCGCCTCGTCGGCGAAGTGGAAGGCCGGCGACCAGAGCTTCCCCGTGTCCGAGCTGAGCGGCGTCGAGTGGCGGTCGCCCGAGGTGTTCGAGGGCCATCTGCGGCTGCTGCGCGGCGAGGCGGAGCCCGTCCAGGCGGACCAGGACCCGGGGGCCGTCGTCTTCGGACTGGGGTACGGGCCGGTCCACGAGTCGCTGCCCTTCGCGGCGGCGGTCCTCGCGGCCGTCCGCGGACGCGGCGCCTCGGCGGCGGTACCGGCCCCGGCCGCCCCCGCGCCGCGCCGGGACCCCGCCGACATCGCCGAGCGGATCAGGCACCTCGGGGAACTGCACGTGGCCGGCCTGGTCACCGACGAGGAGTTCTCCGTCAAGAAGGCCGAACTGCTGGCCGAGCTG
- a CDS encoding potassium channel family protein: MREQSAQGRWELWTQRPLLALAVVFAVAYAVPIVDTSADRAVTAVCTGVEWAVWGAFAVDYAVRLALTSDRRRFVRTHWLDLCAVVLPMVQQLKLLRLVSTLLLVGRRARMASQIRMTTYVVGAVVGLLMFGSLAVLSVERESPDGNIRTLGDALWWSFTTMTTVGYGDHAPTTGLGRLIAVGLMLSGIALLGVVTANIAAWFIARFDKDDVEERAQTEAILALTDEVRALRAEVAALRDRSLSP, encoded by the coding sequence ATGCGAGAACAGTCGGCGCAGGGCCGGTGGGAGCTGTGGACTCAACGGCCGTTGCTGGCCCTGGCCGTCGTGTTCGCCGTGGCCTACGCCGTCCCGATCGTGGACACGTCGGCCGACCGCGCGGTGACCGCCGTCTGCACCGGGGTCGAGTGGGCGGTGTGGGGGGCGTTCGCCGTGGACTACGCGGTCCGTCTCGCGCTCACGTCCGACCGGCGGCGGTTCGTGCGCACCCACTGGCTGGACCTGTGCGCGGTGGTCCTGCCGATGGTGCAGCAGCTCAAGCTCCTGCGGCTGGTCTCCACGCTGCTGCTGGTGGGGCGGCGGGCGCGGATGGCGTCCCAGATCCGGATGACGACGTACGTGGTGGGGGCCGTCGTCGGACTGCTGATGTTCGGCTCGCTCGCCGTGTTGTCGGTGGAGCGCGAATCACCCGACGGGAACATCCGCACGCTGGGTGACGCGCTGTGGTGGTCGTTCACGACGATGACGACGGTCGGCTACGGGGACCACGCGCCGACCACCGGACTGGGCCGGCTCATCGCCGTCGGGCTGATGCTGTCGGGGATCGCGCTGCTGGGTGTGGTGACCGCGAACATCGCGGCGTGGTTCATCGCCCGGTTCGACAAGGACGACGTCGAGGAACGGGCCCAGACCGAGGCGATCCTGGCGCTGACGGACGAGGTCCGGGCGCTGCGCGCCGAGGTGGCCGCGCTGCGGGACCGGTCCCTGAGTCCGTGA
- a CDS encoding small hydrophobic protein: MAGFGNGTRRYPRSRGRMGSRWGSPRSSGVETGGGPDRATLGIVGLVCAVAGFFALGIVLGPAAIVCGWLAMGRSWAGSRPVPALVAVALGAIDTLLALIWLAGASGTGYGLL, from the coding sequence ATGGCCGGCTTCGGCAACGGCACGCGCAGGTACCCCCGCTCACGTGGCCGCATGGGGTCACGATGGGGGTCCCCCCGGTCGAGCGGAGTCGAGACTGGGGGAGGGCCGGATCGCGCGACGCTCGGCATCGTCGGCCTCGTCTGCGCGGTCGCCGGATTCTTCGCGCTGGGGATCGTCCTCGGCCCCGCGGCGATCGTCTGCGGCTGGCTGGCCATGGGCCGCAGCTGGGCGGGCTCCCGCCCGGTCCCGGCCCTGGTCGCCGTCGCCCTCGGCGCCATCGACACCCTGCTGGCCCTCATCTGGCTGGCGGGAGCGAGCGGCACGGGCTACGGGCTGCTGTAA